From the Salmo trutta chromosome 30, fSalTru1.1, whole genome shotgun sequence genome, one window contains:
- the ocstamp gene encoding osteoclast stimulatory transmembrane protein, which translates to MKSITECMGFGFSLRQEPWGAIKTTLQYLWDVYSKPTQAAKEVLTLLSMCFIIAMVTGGLLYHWMTEILRYDSGTSSTAACIYSVAILFLSFLCHPLRCVLTMILPTLGTKQGRKLIISTSVIVLVLSIIHNITVNMGVVMHILKCTSEGFVHSLLNSSELFQEAKRDLVREAIKVKQEELNIVNRLRKFDHFTHIDVSKVKNTFVTVSKQIESDFSHANKLLEDYKLLSNRILAAIFLIYLIVESAFYLKSYVISVKFDNVYITRQLLQKASDDGIQIEPTNLKNMVNSTSCKITKQEFTRCLAPIVVVTLYFIVIIFIMVLDHIVYHLATVSGPWLLDVPATSVSIAVKYKVGQY; encoded by the exons ATGAAGAGCATTACTGAGTGCATGGGCTTTGGCTTTTCATTGAG GCAAGAACCTTGGGGTGCCATAAAGACCactctacagtatctgtgggaTGTTTACTCAAAGCCGACCCAGGCTGCCAAGGAGGTCCTGACGTTACTTTCTATGTGTTTCATTATCGCCATGGTCACTGGTGGTCTCCTCTACCAttggatgacagagatcctgagATATGACAGTGGTACTTCCAGCACTGCTGCCTGCATCTATAGCGTGGCCATCCTTTTCCTCTCGTTCCTCTGTCATCCTCTCCGTTGTGTACTAACTATGATCCTGCCCACTCTGGGCACCAAACAGGGGCGCAAGCTGATCATTTCCACCTCTGTGATTGTGTTAGTGTTGAGCATCATCCATAACATAACCGTTAACATGGGAGTGGTGatgcacattttaaagtgcaCCTCTGAAGGTTTTGTCCACTCTCTTTTAAACTCATCTGAGCTGTTTCAAGAAGCAAAGAGAGATCTTGTTAGAGAGGCTATCAAAGTGAAACAGGAAGAACTGAATATTGTTAACAGATTGAGGAAATTTGATCATTTTACACACATTGATGTGTCAAAGGTCAAAAATACGTTTGTTACTGTAAGCAAGCAGATTGAGAGTGACTTTTCGCATGCCAATAAGCTGCTGGAGGATTATAAACTTCTGTCAAACAGGATTCTGGCGGCCATCTTTCTAATCTACCTGATAGTTGAATCAGCCTTCTACCTGAAGTCATATGTAATTTCAGTTAAGTTTGACAACGTTTACATCACAAGACAGTTGCTGCAAAAAGCATCTGATGATGGAATCCAGATAGAGCCCACTAACTTGAAAAATATGGTTAATTCCACAAGTTGTAAAATAACAAAACAGGAATTTACCAGATGTCTTGCTCCCATAGTAGTGGTGACTTTGTATTTCATTGTTATTATCTTCATAATGGTTTTGGATCACATTGTGTACCATCTAGCTACAGTGAGTGGGCCTTGGCTGCTGGATGTTCCAGCTACATCTGTCAGCATAGCTGTGAAATATAAGGTAGGTCAATATTGA
- the LOC115168819 gene encoding thyrotropin-releasing hormone receptor-like, giving the protein MENTTDTSQDVLNFTQSEVLTNMPQNSIEVQVITIVLALIICGVGIAGNIMVVLVVLRTKHMMTPTNCYLVSLAIADLVVLLAAGLPNISEVVDSWIYGYAGCLCITYLQYLGINVSSCSITAFTIERYIAICHSIKAQFICTVSRAKRIIACVWIFTSLYCIMWFFLVDTNETFYADGVMVSCGYRVSRNLYMPIYFLDFTLFYVVPLIVATVLYGLIAKILFMSPLPTNLNDRCEGSIHQGRFSSNVKVSGKSNKGAVTSRKQVTKMLAVVVILFALLWMPYRTLVVVNSFMDPPYLNTWFLLFCRMCIYINSAINPIIYNLMSQKFRAAFKKLCKCKGQDPEKVTKYSVPVYYSVMKDSSRESPEQTEQEDVSSFGNTSVKRVNFTDECGDTGTMFSIA; this is encoded by the exons ATGGAGAATACTACTGACACCTCTCAAGATGTCTTAAATTTCACACAGAGTGAAGTTCTGACCAATATGCCACAGAACTCCATTGAAGTGCAAGTTATAACAATTGTTCTCGCACTTATAATATGCGGAGTTGGGATAGCGGGGAATATTATGGTGGTGTTGGTTGTGCTGCGTACCAAGCACATGATGACCCCTACTAACTGTTATCTTGTCAGTCTGGCTATTGCGGACCTTGTTGTCCTTTTAGCGGCAGGTTTACCTAATATTTCCGAAGTAGTCGACTCTTGGATATACGGTTACGCTGGGTGCCTTTGTATCACATACCTGCAATATCTGGGTATTAATGTATCATCCTGCTCCATCACAGCCTTCACCATTGAGCGTTACATTGCTATCTGCCACTCCATCAAGGCGCAATTTATTTGCACCGTGTCTCGGGCAAAGAGGATAATTGCCTGTGTGTGGATTTTCACCTCGCTGTACTGCATAATGTGGTTCTTTTTAGTGGACACGAACGAAACCTTCTACGCCGATGGGGTGATGGTCAGCTGTGGTTATCGTGTCTCCAGAAACCTCTACATGCCAATTTACTTTCTAGACTTTACTTTGTTTTACGTCGTCCCTCTCATTGTGGCTACTGTACTGTACGGTCTTATCGCAAAGATCTTATTTATGAGCCCCTTGCCAACCAATCTCAACGACAGATGTGAAGGTTCTATACACCAGGGGCGATTTTCCAGCAACGTGAAGGTGTCGGGCAAATCGAACAAGGGTGCAGTGACGTCAAGAAAACAG GTTACAAAGATGCTAGCAGTGGTGGTGATTCTTTTCGCCTTGCTCTGGATGCCATACCGGACACTGGTGGTGGTCAACTCTTTCATGGACCCACCCTACCTCAACACGTGGTTCTTGCTCTTCTGCCGCATGTGCATCTACATCAACAGCGCCATCAACCCAATCATCTACAACCTCATGTCTCAGAAGTTCCGGGCCGCCTTCAAAAAGCTTTGCAAGTGCAAGGGCCAAGACCCAGAGAAAGTTACCAAGTACAGTGTGCCGGTGTATTACAGTGTCATGAAAGACTCTTCCCGTGAGAGCCCTGAGCAGACAGAGCAGGAGGATGTCAGCAGCTTTGGTAACACTAGTGTTAAGAGGGTCAACTTCACAGATGAGTGTGGGGACACCGGCACTATGTTCAGCATTGCCTGA